A window of Halostagnicola kamekurae contains these coding sequences:
- a CDS encoding electron transfer flavoprotein subunit beta/FixA family protein has translation MKILVTVKEVATVEDEFEIEGTAIADQYLGADLNEWDDYAVEEAVQLQEAGLADEVVTVTIGPEDCEQTIRQALAKGADRAIRVWDDALEDVDLFDVGAKTDILSAVVEAEEPDLVLSGVQSGDDSFGATGVSLASAVGFQWGAVVNGLEHDLEDGVASVRRELEGGVEELTDVDLPAVLTIQTGINEPRYASLRGIRQAQRKDLDVQTLADLGVDESAVVGDLELTEMYEPETESDVTVWEGGADDTAGQLAELLREKGVAQ, from the coding sequence ATGAAGATTCTCGTTACGGTCAAAGAAGTCGCGACCGTCGAAGACGAGTTCGAGATCGAGGGAACGGCGATCGCCGACCAGTACCTCGGTGCCGATCTCAACGAATGGGACGACTACGCCGTCGAGGAGGCCGTCCAACTTCAGGAGGCCGGCCTCGCCGACGAGGTCGTCACCGTCACAATCGGGCCCGAAGACTGCGAGCAGACCATCCGCCAGGCCCTCGCGAAGGGCGCTGACCGCGCCATCCGCGTCTGGGACGACGCCCTCGAGGATGTCGACCTGTTCGACGTCGGCGCGAAGACCGATATCCTGAGCGCCGTCGTCGAGGCTGAAGAGCCGGACCTCGTCCTCTCGGGTGTGCAGTCCGGCGACGACAGTTTCGGCGCCACCGGCGTCTCGCTCGCCAGCGCCGTCGGCTTCCAGTGGGGCGCGGTCGTCAACGGCCTCGAGCACGACCTCGAGGACGGCGTCGCGTCGGTCCGGCGCGAACTCGAGGGCGGCGTCGAAGAGCTGACCGACGTCGACCTGCCCGCGGTGCTGACGATCCAGACCGGGATCAACGAGCCCCGCTACGCGAGTCTGCGTGGTATTCGCCAGGCCCAGCGTAAGGACCTCGATGTCCAGACGCTGGCCGATCTCGGCGTCGACGAGAGTGCGGTCGTGGGTGATCTCGAGCTCACCGAGATGTACGAACCCGAGACCGAGAGCGACGTGACCGTCTGGGAGGGCGGAGCCGACGACACGGCCGGACAACTCGCTGAGTTGCTCCGCGAGAAGGGGGTGGCACAATGA
- a CDS encoding electron transfer flavoprotein subunit alpha/FixB family protein, with protein sequence MTDVLAIADHRRGELRDVSYEIITAGRELADETGGDLHLAIISGPVEEFAEKANREGVDAIHTVSHGEEFNHDVYTQAVTQLYDDLVTQYVLTPNSVNGLDYAPAVADHLGLPIVTDTVGLETDGETLLANREMYGGKVETTVEIDAESAVVTIRSAEWPTAEGTGDASIEAFDVEIDEDAIGSSVTGFEEVGGGDVDISEADVLVSIGRGIEEEENLDIIRDLADALDATLSSSRPIVDNGWLPKNRQVGQSGKVVTPDVYIAIGISGAVQHVAGMKGSDTIVAINTDPNAPIMDIADYAIHDDLFDVVPALTEQFQ encoded by the coding sequence ATGACGGACGTACTTGCCATCGCCGACCACCGCCGCGGTGAACTCCGAGACGTGAGCTACGAGATCATCACCGCCGGGCGCGAACTCGCCGACGAGACCGGCGGCGACCTCCATCTGGCGATCATCAGCGGCCCCGTCGAGGAGTTCGCCGAGAAGGCGAACCGCGAGGGCGTCGACGCGATCCACACCGTTTCCCACGGCGAGGAGTTCAACCACGACGTCTACACGCAGGCGGTCACGCAGTTATATGACGACCTGGTAACGCAGTACGTGCTCACACCCAACAGCGTCAACGGCCTCGACTACGCCCCCGCCGTGGCGGACCACCTCGGCCTCCCGATCGTTACGGATACGGTCGGCCTCGAGACCGACGGCGAAACCCTGCTCGCCAACCGCGAGATGTACGGCGGTAAAGTCGAGACCACCGTCGAAATCGACGCCGAATCGGCGGTCGTCACCATCCGCAGCGCCGAGTGGCCAACCGCCGAGGGCACCGGTGACGCGTCGATCGAGGCCTTCGATGTGGAGATAGACGAGGACGCCATCGGCTCGAGCGTCACCGGTTTCGAGGAGGTCGGCGGTGGCGACGTCGACATCAGCGAGGCGGATGTGCTGGTCTCGATCGGCCGCGGGATCGAAGAAGAGGAGAATCTGGACATCATCCGCGATCTGGCCGACGCGCTCGACGCGACGCTGTCGTCGTCGCGGCCGATCGTCGACAACGGCTGGCTCCCCAAGAATCGGCAGGTCGGCCAATCCGGCAAGGTCGTCACGCCCGATGTCTACATCGCCATCGGGATCTCCGGCGCAGTCCAGCACGTCGCCGGGATGAAAGGCTCCGATACCATCGTCGCGATCAATACGGATCCGAACGCGCCGATCATGGACATCGCCGACTACGCGATCCACGACGACCTCTTCGATGTCGTGCCCGCGCTGACCGAACAGTTCCAGTAG